One Epinephelus moara isolate mb chromosome 20, YSFRI_EMoa_1.0, whole genome shotgun sequence genomic window carries:
- the bmal1a gene encoding basic helix-loop-helix ARNT like 1a, whose amino-acid sequence MEGDDFNTEAVMNICDDLMADQRMDISSTMTDFMSPSSTDLISSSISTPGMDYTRKRKGSTTDYQIDGFSFDEMDPDKDKLGSDQQGRIKNAREAHSQIEKRRRDKMNSFIDELASLVPTCNAMSRKLDKLTVLRMAVQHMKTLRGAANPYTEANYKPSFLSDDELKHLILRAADGFLFVVGCDRGKILFVSESVYKILNYSQNDLIGQSLFDYLHPKDIAKVKEQLSSSDTAPRERLIDAKTGLPVKTDITPGPSRLCSGARRSFFCRMKCNRPSVKVEDKDFPSTCSKKKADRKSFCTIHSTGYLKSWPPTKMGLDEDNEPDNEGCNLSCLVAIGRLHPHIVPQPSLADIRVKPTEYVSRHAIDGKFVFVDQRATAILAYLPQELLGTSFYEYFHQDDIGHLAECHRQVLQMREKINTNCYKFKIKDGSFITLRSRWFSFMNPWTKEVEYIVSTNTVVSCPMMEGSDYPQSAASPQSMDSVLTSEGGGRRALQTVPGIPGGTRAGAGKIGRMIAEEVMEIQRIRGSSPSSCGSSPLNITSTPPPDTCSPGGKKIQNGGTPELPSTGIIPGPDSVGYPYSNQSIMSDNSHLSIDIMDEPGSSSPSNDEAAMAVIMSLLEADAGLGGPVDFSDLPWPL is encoded by the exons ATGGAAGGAGATGATTTTAACACAGAGGCTGTGATGAACATCTGTG ATGACCTGATGGCAGACCAAAGGATGGACATCTCGTCGACAATGACTGACTTCATGTCCCCCAGCTCCACCGACCTCATCTCCAGCTCCATCAGCACGCCTGGCATGGACTACACCCGCAAGAGGAAGGGCAGCACTACTGATTACCA aATCGATGGCTTCTCATTTGA TGAGATGGACCCAGACAAAGATAAACTGGGAAG TGATCAACAGGGCCGGATTAAGAATGCCAG AGAGGCTCACAGCCAGATCGAAAAGCGCCGCAGGGACAAGATGAACAGCTTCATTGATGAGCTGGCGTCACTGGTACCCACCTGTAATGCCATGTCCCGCAAATTAGACAAGCTGACGGTTCTGCGCATGGCTGTCCAGCACATGAAGACACTCAGAG GTGCAGCCAACCCATACACAGAGGCCAACTACAAGCCTTCCTTCCTCTCAGATGATGAACTGAAGCACTTAATATTAAGG GCTGCGGATGGTTTCCTGTTTGTGGTCGGCTGTGACCGTGGAAAGATCCTCTTTGTTTCCGAATCAGTCTACAAAATTCTCAACTACAGCCAG AACGACCTGATAGGTCAGAGCCTGTTTGACTACCTTCACCCCAAGGACATTGCCAAGGTCAAAGAGCAGCTGTCCTCTTCAGACACGGCCCCACGAGAGAGGCTCATTGACGCTAAAA CTGGTCTTCCAGTGAAGACAGACATCACCCCCGGTCCATCTAGACTCTGTTCTGGAGCCAGACGGTCGTTTTTCTGCAGGATGAAGTGTAACAGGCCCTCTGTCAAAGTAGAGGATAAAGACTTTCCCTCCACCTGCTCTaagaaaaaag CCGACCGTAAGAGCTTCTGCACCATCCACAGCACAGGCTACCTAAAGAGCTGGCCACCCACCAAGATGGGTCTCGATGAGGACAACGAGCCAGACAACGAGGGCTGTAACCTGAGCTGCCTGGTAGCCATCGGCCGCCTGCACCCCCACATCGTCCCCCAACCCAGCCTGGCAGACATCAGGGTGAAGCCCACAGAATACGTCTCCCGACACGCAATCGACGGCAAGTTTGTCTTCGTCGACCAGAg AGCCACAGCCATCCTAGCCTACCTGCCCCAGGAGCTGCTGGGAACCTCCTTCTATGAGTATTTCCACCAGGACGACATTGGCCACCTGGCAGAGTGCCACAGACAAG TGCTGCAGATGAGAGAGAAGATTAACACCAACTGTTACAAATTCAAGATCAAAGACGGCTCCTTCATCACGCTGAGGAGCCGATGGTTCAGCTTCATGAACCCCTGGACCAAGGAGGTGGAGTACATCGTCTCCACTAACACTGTTGTGTC GTGTCCTATGATGGAGGGATCAGACTACCCTCAATCTGCTGCCTCACCACAGAGTATGGACAGTGTTCTCACCTCAGAGG GTGGAGGAAGGCGGGCGCTGCAGACGGTTCCTGGCATCCCCGGTGGCACGAGAGCAGGAGCCGGCAAGATTGGACGCATGATTGCAGAGGAAGTGATGGAGATCCAGAG GATTCGAGGCTCCTCCCCCTCCAGCTGTGGCTCCAGCCCTCTGAACATCACCAGCACCCCTCCACCTGACACCTGCTCCCCAGGGGGCAAGAAG ATCCAGAACGGAGGGACACCCGAGCTTCCGAGCACAGGGATCATTCCTGGACCTGATTCTGTAGGCTACCCCTACTCCAACCAGTCCATCATGA GTGACAACTCCCACCTGAGTATAGATATCATGGACGAGCCTGGCTCCAGCAGCCCCAGCAACGACGAGGCGGCCATGGCGGTCATCATGTCCCTGCTTGAGGCGGATGCTGGCCTGGGTGGACCCGTCGACTTCAGCGACCTGCCCTGGCCTTTGTGA